Proteins found in one Dehalococcoidia bacterium genomic segment:
- a CDS encoding competence/damage-inducible protein A, protein MKAEIVSIGTELLLGEITDTNASYLASQLPLQGIDLLWVTQVGDNLKRLTECLERAWGRSDIVLTTGGLGPTDDDLTREAIAAMLGEELSVDPELERWLRELFSCLGFPMPENNIKQATLIPSARAIPNHSGTAPGWWVEKGRGGQGEPKILIAMPGPPSEMKRMWETGVVGRLRELLQGEVILSRTIKTLGMTESGTAEVVKPLLSSNNPTLAVYAKTDGIHLRLTAKAPTREEAEVLIAQREAELRSLLGDIVWGIDEETLEELVGALLVQRALTLATMESCSGGLLASTITDVPGSSRYFKGGLVAYTNEAKISYGVSPSLIARHGAISPEVAGDMARAARELLGADIGVGITGVAGPTEDEGKPVGTVHIAIDDGRENRPVLGHYPPMRHQVKRRATYHALFELRRSLLSMK, encoded by the coding sequence AATCGACCTCCTCTGGGTCACCCAGGTGGGGGATAACCTCAAGCGGCTCACGGAGTGCCTGGAGCGGGCCTGGGGCCGCTCCGATATCGTGCTCACCACCGGGGGGCTGGGGCCCACCGATGACGACCTCACCCGTGAGGCCATAGCCGCCATGCTTGGCGAGGAGCTGAGCGTGGACCCGGAGCTGGAGCGATGGCTGAGGGAGCTATTCTCCTGTCTCGGCTTCCCCATGCCCGAAAACAATATCAAGCAGGCCACCCTCATCCCATCGGCCCGGGCCATCCCCAACCACTCGGGCACCGCACCCGGCTGGTGGGTGGAGAAAGGGCGAGGGGGGCAGGGAGAACCAAAAATCCTGATTGCCATGCCCGGCCCGCCATCGGAGATGAAGCGCATGTGGGAGACGGGGGTAGTGGGGAGGCTGAGGGAGCTGCTGCAAGGCGAGGTCATTCTGTCACGGACTATAAAGACCCTGGGCATGACCGAATCGGGCACCGCCGAGGTGGTAAAACCCCTGCTATCATCCAACAACCCAACCCTCGCCGTATACGCCAAGACCGACGGCATTCACCTGCGCCTGACCGCTAAAGCCCCAACGAGGGAGGAGGCGGAGGTTCTGATCGCCCAAAGGGAAGCCGAGCTCCGCTCCCTTCTCGGCGATATCGTCTGGGGCATCGATGAGGAAACACTGGAGGAACTGGTGGGGGCGCTCCTTGTACAAAGGGCGCTCACCCTCGCAACGATGGAATCGTGCAGCGGGGGGCTACTAGCCAGCACCATAACCGATGTTCCCGGAAGCTCGAGATACTTCAAAGGGGGGCTGGTCGCCTACACCAACGAGGCTAAGATCTCCTACGGTGTAAGTCCCTCACTCATCGCCCGGCACGGCGCCATCAGCCCCGAGGTGGCTGGGGACATGGCCAGGGCGGCACGGGAGCTGCTGGGGGCCGACATCGGGGTTGGTATCACCGGGGTAGCCGGCCCCACCGAGGATGAGGGGAAGCCTGTGGGCACCGTCCACATCGCCATCGACGATGGAAGGGAGAACAGGCCGGTCCTGGGACATTACCCCCCCATGCGACACCAGGTGAAGCGCCGCGCCACCTATCATGCCCTTTTTGAACTGAGGCGATCGCTGCTCTCCATGAAGTAG
- a CDS encoding helix-turn-helix domain-containing protein, with protein sequence MDEGELLSVEEMTRILKVSRPTIQRWCRDRKLPAAKIGKAYRIRREDLDKWYEGKLIEAVKQ encoded by the coding sequence GTGGACGAAGGTGAATTATTGTCCGTAGAGGAGATGACCAGAATCCTGAAGGTGAGTAGGCCCACCATCCAACGGTGGTGCCGCGACCGTAAGCTTCCTGCGGCAAAGATCGGCAAAGCCTATCGCATCAGGAGAGAAGACCTGGACAAGTGGTACGAGGGTAAGCTTATCGAAGCAGTGAAGCAATAG
- the speD gene encoding adenosylmethionine decarboxylase — MCFVCSSQSLKPRFLPKRTPVKGEKRKGVEMHLIIDGFGANRKTLESEDLIFEILDNYPSRIGMTKVAPPQVFKYIGSKPDDWGISGFVLIAESHISIHTFPDRCYVNIDIFSCKDFDSEQAIRDLKDTFEFDKVDTHLLNRGLEYTNIETVGSKAT; from the coding sequence ATGTGTTTTGTTTGTTCGTCCCAGTCGCTAAAGCCAAGGTTTCTTCCCAAAAGAACACCTGTTAAGGGCGAAAAAAGAAAGGGGGTTGAAATGCACCTGATTATCGATGGTTTTGGGGCCAATCGCAAGACGCTGGAGAGTGAAGACCTGATATTCGAGATCCTGGATAACTACCCATCCAGGATCGGGATGACCAAGGTGGCACCACCACAGGTCTTTAAATATATCGGCTCAAAACCCGATGATTGGGGGATATCGGGCTTCGTGCTTATCGCGGAGAGCCATATCAGCATCCACACCTTCCCCGATAGATGTTATGTCAATATAGATATCTTCTCCTGTAAGGACTTTGACTCAGAGCAAGCGATCAGGGATCTCAAGGACACCTTTGAATTCGACAAAGTGGACACCCACCTCCTAAATAGAGGCCTGGAATACACCAATATAGAAACGGTAGGCTCTAAGGCAACATAG
- a CDS encoding deoxyhypusine synthase family protein, protein MHKNERPVTPFPISPGCSVTELVQRMAGTSFQARNIALGVEIWSQMLEGERTILLGLAGAMVPAGMRQIIVHLIENRLIDCLVSTGANLVHDLHESLGRLHWQGDSCTDDRELANSNVYRIYDTLLSAEEFDQTENFVIDFSSSLEKNRAYTTREFFFLLGQALLSQGKEAGILTTAAKANLPIYCPAPADSVFGTALAAARVKGKSSLLFDVIKDTVELIQVVCSAPSTGVIFIGGGTPKNYIQQVELCGDIFGKKLKGHQYAIQVTTDSPQWGGLSGCTFDEARSWRKVTTDAATVTINSDATIALPIMVSALSESCARIIQSRKKPCFILGKELVIR, encoded by the coding sequence GTGCATAAAAACGAAAGGCCGGTCACCCCTTTCCCCATCTCCCCGGGATGCTCCGTCACCGAGCTGGTTCAGCGGATGGCGGGGACATCCTTCCAGGCAAGAAATATAGCGCTCGGCGTTGAGATATGGTCGCAAATGCTGGAGGGGGAGCGCACTATACTTCTGGGACTTGCCGGAGCCATGGTACCCGCGGGCATGCGCCAGATTATAGTCCACCTCATCGAGAATCGCCTCATCGACTGCCTGGTATCGACCGGCGCCAACCTCGTCCACGACCTACACGAGAGCCTGGGAAGACTCCACTGGCAGGGAGATAGCTGTACCGACGACCGGGAGCTGGCGAACTCTAATGTCTATCGCATCTATGATACACTCCTGTCGGCTGAGGAGTTCGACCAGACCGAGAATTTTGTAATCGACTTTTCCTCCTCCCTGGAAAAGAACCGGGCCTACACCACCAGGGAGTTTTTCTTTCTACTGGGCCAAGCGCTCTTGAGCCAGGGGAAGGAGGCAGGTATACTGACCACCGCGGCCAAAGCCAACCTCCCCATCTACTGCCCGGCACCAGCAGATAGCGTCTTTGGCACCGCGCTCGCTGCGGCGCGGGTGAAAGGGAAAAGCAGCCTCCTCTTCGATGTGATTAAGGATACCGTCGAGTTGATCCAGGTCGTCTGCTCCGCTCCCTCCACTGGTGTGATCTTCATCGGCGGCGGGACCCCGAAGAATTACATCCAGCAGGTGGAGCTTTGCGGCGATATCTTCGGCAAGAAGCTTAAGGGGCACCAGTACGCCATCCAGGTCACTACCGACTCCCCACAATGGGGGGGCTTAAGCGGCTGCACCTTCGACGAGGCCCGCTCCTGGCGCAAGGTCACCACCGATGCGGCTACCGTCACCATAAACTCCGATGCCACCATCGCCCTTCCCATCATGGTAAGTGCCCTTAGCGAGAGCTGCGCCAGGATAATCCAAAGTAGAAAGAAGCCCTGTTTCATCCTGGGAAAAGAACTAGTAATCCGATGA
- the speB gene encoding agmatinase: MSREPFYPPRNFAALPPQYTDFETSKVVILPIPYDSTTTWRSGSRDGPVAIIDASQHLELYDHELDRESYLVGIHTLPELQPSMKGPEETVERVYEVARELVKGRKFVIMLGGEHSLTVGMVGAFRERFDGLSVLQLDAHTDLRDVYEDSRYSHACVMRRVLECCPIVQVGIRSLSQEEHLFLTQNQMHPFFAQGLPLDEEAIVSALSPDVYITIDLDVLDPSIMSAVGTPQPGGMSWHELLRVLRRVAEQKHIVGCDLVELCPGEGPSSCAFLAAKLAYKLIGFLSLSPQPKGY, from the coding sequence ATGAGCCGTGAACCCTTTTACCCCCCTCGAAACTTCGCCGCCCTCCCCCCCCAATATACCGACTTTGAAACATCAAAGGTGGTGATCCTCCCCATCCCCTACGACAGTACCACCACTTGGCGGAGCGGCTCACGGGATGGCCCCGTGGCAATCATCGATGCCTCTCAACACCTGGAGCTCTATGACCATGAGCTTGACCGGGAGAGCTACCTGGTGGGGATTCATACCCTCCCCGAACTCCAGCCCTCCATGAAGGGGCCGGAAGAGACTGTGGAGCGGGTCTATGAGGTGGCCAGGGAGCTTGTTAAAGGGCGAAAATTTGTGATAATGCTGGGTGGAGAGCACTCGCTCACCGTGGGCATGGTGGGGGCATTCAGGGAGCGGTTCGATGGTCTCTCGGTATTACAACTGGACGCCCATACCGACCTCAGGGATGTGTATGAGGATTCAAGATACAGCCACGCCTGTGTGATGCGGAGGGTTCTGGAGTGCTGCCCCATTGTTCAGGTGGGAATCCGCAGCCTGAGCCAGGAAGAGCACCTTTTCCTTACTCAGAATCAAATGCACCCCTTTTTCGCCCAGGGGCTTCCTTTGGATGAAGAAGCTATCGTCTCCGCCCTCTCACCGGATGTTTATATCACCATTGACCTCGATGTCCTCGATCCGTCGATCATGTCAGCGGTAGGCACCCCGCAGCCTGGGGGCATGAGCTGGCACGAGCTATTGAGGGTATTGCGGCGGGTGGCGGAGCAAAAACACATCGTAGGCTGCGACCTGGTAGAGCTCTGCCCCGGGGAGGGGCCCTCATCCTGTGCCTTCCTCGCCGCAAAGCTAGCCTACAAGCTCATCGGTTTCCTGTCCCTTTCGCCCCAGCCCAAAGGCTACTAA
- a CDS encoding site-2 protease family protein — translation MGKSIQLGRIFGIPFRLDYSWFLIFIFITLLLSLSVFPSGYPDWSPVSYWVVGIATSLLFFSSVLAHELAHCLVGRRMGIPAKSITLFFFGGIAHIGKEASRPTAELKMAIAGPLCSLALAGIFYGISWLCSGFSEHLTALTEWLYLINGILAVFNMIPGFPLDGGRVLRSIIWLVTGNYLRASRIATIAGYGVSYIFILGGILLLLLLGRLDGLWFIFLGFFLNSTTRTTYRQATLRDSLKGFTAQDVMTKDFPRVPRHITIRELVKGPLLTSSSQCYLVADGDRLAGLLTVQQVKEVPRDYWDLTTTGQAMTPVEKMQIVQPSDNALGLLERMDEENLELVAVVREGRIMGIILRDNLVRFSQRLREFKT, via the coding sequence ATGGGTAAGTCGATTCAACTGGGCAGGATATTTGGCATCCCCTTCCGGCTGGACTATAGCTGGTTTCTCATATTTATCTTTATCACTCTCCTCCTCTCACTATCCGTCTTCCCCAGTGGCTATCCTGACTGGTCTCCGGTCTCCTACTGGGTGGTGGGCATCGCCACAAGCCTGCTCTTCTTTTCATCGGTTCTGGCCCATGAGCTGGCTCACTGCCTGGTGGGCAGGAGAATGGGAATCCCGGCAAAGAGCATCACCCTTTTCTTCTTCGGTGGTATTGCCCACATCGGGAAAGAGGCATCCCGCCCCACCGCTGAGCTCAAAATGGCTATCGCCGGGCCACTATGTAGCCTGGCTCTCGCCGGTATATTCTACGGAATTTCCTGGCTGTGCAGCGGATTCAGCGAACACCTGACCGCCTTAACCGAGTGGCTTTACCTGATCAACGGAATCTTGGCCGTGTTCAACATGATACCGGGCTTCCCCCTCGATGGTGGAAGGGTGCTACGCTCCATCATCTGGCTTGTCACCGGAAACTATCTGCGGGCGTCACGTATTGCCACCATAGCGGGGTATGGGGTTTCATATATATTCATCCTCGGTGGCATTCTACTTCTTCTCCTGCTGGGCCGGCTCGATGGCCTTTGGTTCATATTCCTCGGCTTTTTCCTCAACAGCACCACCCGCACGACCTATCGCCAGGCCACGCTACGCGACTCGCTAAAAGGGTTCACCGCTCAAGACGTGATGACCAAGGATTTCCCCCGTGTTCCTCGCCACATCACCATCCGGGAACTGGTAAAAGGGCCACTTCTCACCTCCTCAAGCCAGTGCTACCTGGTTGCCGATGGAGATAGGTTGGCCGGGCTGCTTACCGTGCAACAGGTGAAGGAGGTGCCCCGGGATTACTGGGATCTCACCACCACCGGACAGGCGATGACCCCTGTGGAAAAAATGCAGATAGTCCAGCCCTCGGATAATGCCCTCGGTCTGCTGGAGAGAATGGATGAGGAGAACCTTGAGCTGGTAGCTGTGGTCAGGGAGGGCAGGATTATGGGGATTATTCTGCGCGATAACCTGGTTCGCTTTTCCCAGAGACTCCGTGAGTTCAAGACCTAG
- a CDS encoding PAS domain S-box protein: protein MKVLVAEGNEDSRNLLVKQLQVYGHEVIAVANGAEALEQAFKEKPDILVADILMPSMDGFQLCHLWKRDKQLRHIPFIFYTATYTSDEDEQFARSLGANAFIRRAARPDAFVQILSEIYEKAKSGLPSPPGVAPLEPSLYFAEYSKRLITMLDKKVAQLEREVAERKRAEEELRNSRYMLQTVLDSIPAAVFWKDRDSIYLGGNRTWLEVVGLKSSEEVVGKSDFDLPWEKEQADSFLEYDRRVMESGIPEYDIIEPYLRADDTQAWARTNKVPLRDTEGNVIGVLGTYEDITERKRAEEELKTKDDAIESSLSAIALSDIEGNLTYVNPSFLQMWGYVGDKEILGRPAIQFWQMEEQAAEIQKALLEKRDWFGELTARKADDSTFNAQISASLLTDGEGNPKGMVASFVDITERKRAEQTIRSERDRLQSLMDGLATIEIGIDIVGIDYKVLFQNETLQQRFGDLMGRLCYEAYMGLKKPCDPCPMIEAIKSKQIERVELLGVNGRYYEVVSAPLPDPDGRVLKAIEVVTDITERKRAEEELKDSEEKYRLLIDNLIEPLTAYDSNGRILLINVTGAKNLGSIPEDVVGKSLYDFFPDTADVYVERARRIFESGVRLEFEDEVPLPTGNRWFYSNIQPVKDTSGKVISVQNVSYDITERKRAEEALRESAERFRTLTEKSSDGITIIGADGNVLYESPSVERILGYGPDDWVGKPAFETIHPDDVSEAIKAYQFVVDNPGEAATVVIRSRHKNGSWHWMECIGRNLLEDSRVNGVVINYRDITERKQAEEERESAARRVEALRDVAQAVNRSLELDELLNESLATVLDVMQTDIGGIYLLDLQSGEFTLKAHIGVSEDAVGSIGLIKLKEKEIKRVLEWQEPVLTPFSLSTGANATRIAATIEKEGMRAHITVPIRSRDMPIGALLLADRRERQFSDDEVELLVGIGNEVAVGIENALLLQRTRELSLTDELTGLYNRRHFYHMLEPEMYRTLRKGRSFCLVMLDLDGFKEYNDRMGHASGDGVLQSFAQTVESSLRKSDTAFRYGGDEFIIILPETDANRARQIMDRIRARWLKLVEAQYAPLETPLGFSTGIAQFPENADKADGLVFLADSALYYAKKEGGGRDILVASLSAIPPEILGTATLDQVYALAATVDARDPYTYGHSGRVADIAQKIGRATGLSEKELANLYAASLLHDVGKVGVPDAILTKPGALTAEEWVAIKKHSSEGARIVGYVRGLGALVPVILHHHEWYDGTGYPDGLKGEGIPLAARIISVADAYDTMTTARPYREVVSHKEASEELRRCSGTQFDPELMEAFCRAMNGDNRQGKKGKPASE from the coding sequence TCGCCTCCCGGGGTTGCCCCTCTTGAGCCATCCCTCTATTTTGCCGAATATAGTAAACGCCTTATCACCATGCTAGATAAGAAGGTGGCTCAGCTGGAGAGAGAAGTTGCCGAGCGCAAGCGGGCGGAGGAAGAGCTGCGTAATTCACGGTACATGTTGCAGACTGTATTGGACTCAATCCCTGCTGCAGTCTTCTGGAAAGATCGTGATTCAATTTACCTCGGCGGCAACCGCACCTGGCTGGAGGTGGTAGGACTGAAGTCTTCAGAGGAGGTTGTCGGAAAGAGCGACTTCGATCTTCCATGGGAAAAAGAGCAGGCGGATTCGTTTCTGGAGTACGATAGGAGGGTTATGGAATCAGGTATTCCCGAATACGACATTATCGAGCCTTATCTCCGAGCTGACGACACCCAAGCATGGGCCAGGACCAACAAGGTGCCGCTGCGAGACACGGAGGGCAATGTCATAGGTGTCCTCGGTACCTATGAAGACATCACCGAGCGCAAGCGGGCGGAGGAAGAATTAAAAACAAAAGATGATGCCATCGAATCCTCGCTAAGTGCTATTGCACTCAGTGACATAGAAGGGAATCTGACATATGTCAATCCATCTTTCCTACAGATGTGGGGATATGTCGGCGACAAGGAGATTCTGGGCAGACCCGCGATTCAATTCTGGCAGATGGAGGAGCAAGCTGCTGAGATTCAGAAGGCCTTGCTGGAAAAGAGGGACTGGTTTGGCGAACTTACAGCGCGGAAGGCAGATGACTCAACTTTCAATGCACAGATTTCTGCCAGCCTGCTAACTGACGGGGAAGGCAACCCTAAAGGCATGGTCGCTTCCTTTGTGGACATCACCGAGCGCAAGCGGGCGGAGCAAACCATACGTTCAGAAAGAGACAGGTTGCAGTCTCTTATGGATGGCCTGGCCACTATAGAAATTGGCATTGACATTGTTGGAATTGATTACAAAGTCCTGTTCCAAAACGAAACTCTGCAACAGAGATTCGGTGACTTAATGGGACGATTGTGCTATGAGGCTTATATGGGATTGAAAAAGCCTTGTGATCCCTGTCCCATGATAGAAGCAATAAAGAGCAAACAGATAGAGAGAGTTGAATTGCTAGGTGTCAACGGAAGATATTATGAAGTGGTTTCGGCACCACTGCCAGACCCGGATGGAAGGGTCCTTAAAGCAATTGAAGTTGTCACAGACATCACCGAGCGCAAGCGGGCTGAGGAGGAGCTGAAGGATAGCGAGGAGAAGTACCGATTGCTAATCGATAATCTTATCGAGCCATTAACAGCATATGACTCCAATGGTCGTATTTTATTGATAAATGTTACGGGAGCCAAGAATCTTGGTTCAATTCCTGAAGATGTTGTCGGAAAGTCACTCTACGATTTCTTCCCTGACACGGCTGATGTTTACGTAGAGAGGGCTCGCCGTATTTTCGAGTCAGGGGTACGGCTTGAATTTGAGGATGAGGTTCCACTTCCTACCGGCAATAGATGGTTCTACTCGAATATTCAACCTGTCAAAGATACAAGTGGTAAAGTTATCTCTGTTCAGAACGTTTCTTATGATATCACCGAGCGCAAGCGGGCGGAGGAGGCACTTCGGGAAAGCGCGGAACGTTTCCGAACGCTTACCGAGAAGTCCTCAGATGGCATCACCATCATTGGTGCCGACGGAAACGTACTTTACGAAAGCCCCTCCGTTGAACGGATCTTGGGATATGGGCCGGATGATTGGGTTGGAAAGCCGGCCTTTGAAACGATTCACCCAGACGACGTATCAGAAGCTATAAAAGCGTATCAATTCGTCGTGGACAATCCTGGTGAGGCTGCAACCGTGGTAATTCGTAGCAGGCACAAAAACGGCTCATGGCATTGGATGGAATGTATAGGAAGGAATCTTCTCGAAGATAGTCGAGTAAATGGTGTAGTCATCAACTACCGTGACATCACCGAGCGCAAGCAGGCGGAGGAGGAGCGCGAGAGCGCTGCCCGGCGGGTGGAGGCCCTTCGTGATGTTGCCCAGGCAGTGAACCGTTCCCTCGAACTGGACGAGCTCTTAAATGAGTCCCTGGCAACTGTTCTCGATGTCATGCAGACCGATATTGGCGGCATCTACCTTTTAGACCTGCAATCTGGCGAATTTACCCTAAAGGCCCACATCGGGGTTTCAGAGGATGCTGTTGGCAGCATTGGACTTATAAAGCTGAAGGAGAAGGAAATCAAGCGTGTCCTGGAATGGCAGGAGCCTGTCTTGACACCGTTCAGCTTGTCCACCGGGGCCAATGCCACCCGGATAGCAGCGACAATAGAAAAGGAAGGGATGCGAGCGCACATCACTGTGCCCATCCGGTCCAGGGACATGCCGATAGGGGCGTTGTTGCTCGCCGACCGACGTGAGCGCCAGTTCAGCGATGATGAGGTAGAACTGCTCGTGGGCATAGGCAACGAGGTAGCGGTGGGCATAGAGAACGCCCTGCTACTCCAGAGAACGAGAGAGCTATCGCTAACCGATGAGCTGACCGGGCTCTATAACCGCCGCCACTTCTACCATATGCTTGAGCCTGAGATGTACCGCACGCTGCGTAAAGGCCGCTCCTTCTGCCTGGTAATGCTCGACCTTGACGGGTTCAAGGAATACAATGACAGGATGGGCCACGCCAGCGGCGATGGCGTGCTACAATCCTTTGCCCAAACCGTCGAGTCATCATTGCGCAAGAGCGATACTGCTTTCCGCTACGGCGGCGATGAGTTCATTATCATCCTGCCGGAGACGGATGCCAACAGGGCCAGGCAGATCATGGACCGTATCAGAGCGAGATGGCTTAAACTGGTTGAAGCGCAGTATGCCCCACTGGAAACTCCACTCGGGTTCAGCACCGGCATTGCCCAGTTCCCCGAGAATGCTGATAAGGCAGATGGCCTGGTATTCCTGGCCGATTCAGCTCTCTACTACGCCAAGAAGGAGGGGGGAGGCAGAGATATACTGGTGGCTTCACTGAGCGCGATCCCGCCGGAGATCCTGGGAACGGCAACGCTGGACCAGGTCTACGCCCTGGCGGCCACGGTTGATGCTAGAGACCCCTATACATACGGCCACTCAGGGAGGGTCGCCGATATAGCACAAAAGATAGGCAGAGCCACAGGGCTGTCGGAAAAGGAACTGGCGAACCTGTACGCCGCCTCCCTCCTCCACGATGTGGGCAAGGTGGGTGTCCCCGACGCAATCCTGACCAAGCCGGGTGCACTGACTGCGGAGGAGTGGGTAGCCATTAAGAAGCACTCCTCTGAAGGGGCGAGGATAGTCGGCTACGTTAGGGGATTGGGGGCGCTGGTACCGGTAATCCTGCACCACCACGAGTGGTACGACGGGACGGGATACCCCGATGGACTTAAGGGCGAGGGGATACCCTTAGCTGCCAGGATTATAAGCGTGGCCGATGCCTATGACACCATGACCACGGCGCGCCCCTATCGAGAAGTCGTATCTCACAAGGAGGCTTCTGAGGAGCTCAGACGGTGCTCGGGCACCCAGTTCGACCCCGAGCTGATGGAGGCGTTTTGCCGTGCCATGAATGGGGATAACCGCCAGGGCAAGAAAGGGAAACCGGCTTCAGAGTAG